Part of the Tolypothrix sp. PCC 7910 genome, CACCTGTTAGTGGTTGCAGTATTAAACCAGCTTTTTCAACTGCTTTGCGTTCCCGCTTAATATTGCGGCGTTGATTGGCATTGAATACAGCTAAGTAATCATCAAAATTCTTAAATCCTTCATTTTCCCAAATGTAACTGTGATGCAACCAACTGCTAAAACCTTGCCGTTCTAGCACAGCACGCCATTCGGGATCGACATAGAGAAAATGACACCCAGAGATGCGATTTTGGGAACAGAAAGAATCAATCTCATGCACCATCATGGCTGTAATTTCATCTTCATCTTCGCCAGGTGCAATTAAGAAGCGATAGCCTTCAGCTGGAGTAAATGGTGTCATGCCCAACAATTTTGGGTAATAGTCTACCCCAATACGTTCAGCTAAACTTGCCCACTGGTGATCGAAGACAAATTCCCCTGCACTATGTCCTTTCAAATAAAGTGGAGCCGCAGCAATCAGCGTTCTGTCGCGCCATAAGGTTAAGTGATTTGGTAACCAACCAGTTTTTCTGGTAGCGCTATGGGATGTTTCTAGATTATTTAGCCACTCCCACTCTAAAAAAGGAGTTTTAAGTGGTAATGCTAAAGCATCCCAAGCTTCTTGAGGTATCTCAGCAATTTTGCTGATCCAAGCAATAGAATAGCGAGGTTTCAGTTTTTCTACCATCGTCTTAGGGAATGGGGACTGGGGATTGGGTACTGGGGATTGGGGAATGAGGAAGATGAGGGAGAGGGGAAAATTACTGTTAGCAATTACCCATGCCCAATGCCCCATGCCCCATGCCCAATTTCCAATACCCAATCTTTTTTAGGGTAATCTAAGATGCTGGTCGTTGCAGGCGATAGTGTAAAAACACTTCCTGATCGACCTGGTTAACCTCTAGAAGTTCGAGGCGGGGTGCTAAATTAGCAGGAAATCCAGTACTTTCCGCAGGTGTGGGTGCGGTAGCACCAGCCAAAACCAGTGGACATACGGTTAACCATAATTCATCTATTAAATCTAATTCCAGCATTGAAGCTACTAATTCGCCGCCCCCCAGTATCACTAAGCGTGTTATATGTAGAAATGCCAGGTGTTGCAACGCGGCCAGAAGGTCTATCTTGCCTTGTGGTGTTTCAAAAACTAAAATCTGCTCAAATTCTGAGCGTCCTCGCCAAAAACTTGCCCCGGCTGTAGTCGTGAGCAACCAACGTGGAACAGGTTGTTGAAAAAAGTGAATTTCCGGATTCAGGTTACCAGATTGTGTAATGACTATATGAACTGGCTGGGTAGATTTGCCCGCTTTTGTTCGATTTTGCAGCAATGTTGGATGTGATACGGTTAATGTAGTACCGTATGCACGGAGAGTCCCGGCACCGAAGAGAGTGGCATCAGAGGCAGCGATTTGTTTTTCCAGGTGTGCTTTATCAGCCTTTGAGCCGAAACGGGCAGGCGATCGCCTAGAATCTGCTATCTTGCCATCTGCACTCATTGCCAAAACCACTGTGGTATGAGGACGATGTTGCACCATTTAGTTGCTTTGAAATTTAGAATTTTTTCTTGCTGTATGTTATTTACCAAAAATTCATATATGCAAGCTGTTGTTTAGTGATTTCCCTATTGTAGAGATATGCAACACAAGTCTTGTTTACATCTGACCTCCGGGGGTTTTGGTATACCAGGTTTCATTTTGCCGATGCGAACTTTGTTATTTTTAGAATTTGTCAATAAAGTACTTATAACTTAATGCAATGTCTCATCTAGCTGGTTTAATTGCATATCTTTGGCTGTTGTGGTTTGCAGATGCGAAGTGAGACGTTAGATGGCTAAGTCCCGTCAATCATCCTTTCGGCGTATATTATTGACAAGAATATTGCTGGTGTTTGTACCAGTGTTATTGATAGGTGAGATTGTCGCTTTAAATAAGGCGCGTAATAGCCTATTAAAAACTGCTAAACAAAATTTAACAGAAAGCGCTGTGATGAAAGGGGAGAAGATTGCAGATGCGATCGCTACCTTGAAGACTAGTTTGCTGATTATTAGCAAAACACAAGTTATACAGTCTGCTTTACCAACTGAGACGGAAGAATTTTTAACTAAAATATCACAACAACTACCAACTAAAATTGATTGTATTCAATTAAAAAATGTGCAAACTAGCAAAATAGTTGCTAGTAGTTGTGACGGCAAACCTATAGGAGAAGAAAATTCATTTGTACCTAGCCAAGGAGTTGATATTAAGGTAGTCTTACCGCCTAAGCTAGGAACAACTGGTACAAGAGATGCTAAAAATCAACTGCAACTATTACTGACGGCCCCAGTTTACGATAAAGGGGGTAAATTACTTTATAGCTTAAGTCTTCAGTCGGCATTGTACCAACAGACTGCTAATAAGCCGGGATCGCTGACAGGCTCGATGGTAGTCATTGCTGAAGATGGCACAATTTTAGCGCACCCATCACCAGAAAGAGTGGGAAGTAATATCCAAGAGGATAGTAATGCGACCCAACTCCAAAACACAATTAAAAATGCTGCGATCGGGGAAACAGGCTCTACAAATTTGTCATTTAAAGAAGGTAAAGAACTAGTAGGTGGTTATACAGCAATTAGCAATCCTCTCCAACAAGAATCGCCACAAAAATGGATTGTTTTAGCTGTTACTACTACAGATAGCGCTCTTTTTGGTTTAGAAGAAATCAAACTTATCCTCATTGTTTTAACAGTTGGCTTAATAGGTGCCAGTTTATTAGCATCATTATATTTAGCACCTTATCTCGCCAATCCTGTAGAAGAATTACGCGATTACGCACTCAATATTTATAGCCACCACACCGCCCAACCAGTTCCGCATAACTTTAAAATTCGAGAGTTTAATCAATTAGCCCAAGCCCTAGACCAAATGGTTGAGAGGCTGAAAGCATGGGCAGAAGAATTAGAAAGTGCATGGAAAGAAGCAAAAACTGCTAACCAAGTTAAAAGCCAATTTTTAGCCACAACTTCCCATGAATTGCGAAATCCACTAAATATTATTATTAATTGTGTGCGCCTGGTTCACGATGGTTTGTGTGATAACCGGGAAGAAGAAATGGAATTTCTCAAGCGTGCCGATGAAACAGCGATTCATTTATTAGGAATTATTAATGATTTGCTCGATATCTCAAAAATTGAAGCAGGCAAACTTTCTGTAGTTACAGAACCGCTTGATTTGCGAAAATTACTGCTGGAAGTGATCAATATCCAATCAGTAAATGTGCAACAAAGAGGCTTGCAATTAAAAACTGATTTGGGTAGCGAACAAATTCCCGTCAAAGCAGATGCAGCAAAACTGAAGCAAGTACTAATTAATGTGATTGGTAATGCTACTAAATTCACCGAACAAGGAAGCATTACTATCGCTTGTGAAATGCAATCAACTAACGATCAATCTCAGGTGTTAATCCATGTTACAGATACAGGCATGGGGATTGATCCCGCCCAACAGCACAAGCTATTTCGCCCTTTTGTGATGGTAGATGGTGCCAGTACGCGCAAGATAGAAGGTACAGGATTAGGGCTGGCAATTTCACGCAACTTAATCGAACTCATGAAAGGCAGCATTACTCTCACAAGTGCGGGACTTAATCAAGGTACAACAGTCACGATCGCGTTACCTTTAATTGATATTTCTTTGTTATCTCCTTCAGAAGACAAAGGAAATTTAGAAGAGATTGAAATCCCCACCACAGATGAGGTAAAAAGCGAAGTTAACGGCTATGATAACCTGCAAGCGGAACCGCTACTTAACCCTACAGAAATTGAAGACTCTTCCGCAACAGAGATAGACGACACCGAAGATAAACTGCCGCTTTTAGAAAATACTGGCCAATTAACTCTCTTAACTCCACAAAGTATCTTTTCCACCATATCCGCGGGAGAAGCTTGTGCTAATAGTACCGCTGGGGAAAGGTAGAAATTGGGCATGGGGCATTGGGCATTGGGCATGGAATAAGAGTTGGAGAGAGGCGATTAATCTTGTCTGTACTCAAAAGCCAAACAAAAGTTAGATAATCATTCCAAGTTTTTCCCAATTACCAATTACCAATTACCAATTACCCAATAACATAGGTTGTCCACCTTGCTGAAGAGAGGCTGTCAGTGCGGCAAGAATTTGCACTAACTCTGTACCAACCCAGCCAGACGACACTATAGGGGGAGTATTTTTGGAGATACAAGTAATAAAGCGATCGCAAACTCGTTGCAAGGGTTCGCCTTTTTCTACTTGTAACGTCTCATGGCTTTGATTGAGAGGCAGAAATTGATTGTTTTGATATTCTAATTGCCCATTTAATAACGTTAAAGGCGATTGGCTCGACATTTCATCGAAAATCAAGCTGCCACGATTACCCACAACCGCTAGCCGTCTTTGTTTATCAGTATTCAGCCAGCAGAGATGAATATATGCTTGAAAACCATCTGGGTATGTCAGCATCACCCAGACTAAGTCAGCAAGTCCTGGGTAGAGGGGTGAGGGGGGTGAGGGACAATGACAGTGGTTAGGCTTGTCGCTTTGTAACCATACAGTACCGGTTGCTTGCACTTTTACTGGTACTTGACCTAGCCAATTGTTAAAAATAGCAATATCGTGAATCGCTAAATCCCACAGTGCATCAACATCTTGGCGGACTGGCCCTAAATGGGTGCGAGTAGCGTAGCCATAGCGTAAATCACCTAACTTACCCGCCTGAACTACAGCTTGTCCTTGTTCGACGGCGGGGTGAAATAAATAGGTATGATCTACCATCAATATTAAATGCCGTTGCTCTGCTAACTCGCAAAGTTCCCGACATTCTACAGGATCTAGAGTTAAGGGCTTTTCTGCTAAAACATGGTATCCCTGATTCAAGGCATCTTTAATCAAGCGATAATGAGTAGTAGCTGGAGTTGCGATCGCTACTGCCATTAAATCTGGCACTTGCTTGATATCCTGCCAATCGGTTGTTAATAATACATTTTCATCTAATTTATATTGCCGTTTGACGGCTGCTAATCTTTCCGGGTTGGGGTCTACAACCGCACCAATCCGTACTTGGGGATGTTCTAAAAAATTCCGTAGCAAATGCACTCCCCAACGCCCAACGCCGAAGATAGCAATTGTAATTTGATTAATCATTAGTTATTGGTCAAGAGTCAAAATTTTGACACTGGAGTTTGGACTCTTGAGTCCTAACTGAATTATCAACTCATATATTCTCTATTGAGTTCAGGGTTATTCCGGATTAGTGATGGATAAAAATGCTACTTTGGCTGCTGCTTGTTCCGCAGCTTTAATAGAGCGTCCCTTACCTTGACCTAACTGTTTACCATGCAACCACACTTCAGCAAGGAAGCGTTCTTGGTTGCGGTGGGGTTGAGTCACTTCTACAACCCGATATTCTGGTAAAACTTTAAATTGAGCCTGAGTCCAT contains:
- a CDS encoding Gfo/Idh/MocA family protein, yielding MINQITIAIFGVGRWGVHLLRNFLEHPQVRIGAVVDPNPERLAAVKRQYKLDENVLLTTDWQDIKQVPDLMAVAIATPATTHYRLIKDALNQGYHVLAEKPLTLDPVECRELCELAEQRHLILMVDHTYLFHPAVEQGQAVVQAGKLGDLRYGYATRTHLGPVRQDVDALWDLAIHDIAIFNNWLGQVPVKVQATGTVWLQSDKPNHCHCPSPPSPLYPGLADLVWVMLTYPDGFQAYIHLCWLNTDKQRRLAVVGNRGSLIFDEMSSQSPLTLLNGQLEYQNNQFLPLNQSHETLQVEKGEPLQRVCDRFITCISKNTPPIVSSGWVGTELVQILAALTASLQQGGQPMLLGNW
- a CDS encoding sensor histidine kinase encodes the protein MAKSRQSSFRRILLTRILLVFVPVLLIGEIVALNKARNSLLKTAKQNLTESAVMKGEKIADAIATLKTSLLIISKTQVIQSALPTETEEFLTKISQQLPTKIDCIQLKNVQTSKIVASSCDGKPIGEENSFVPSQGVDIKVVLPPKLGTTGTRDAKNQLQLLLTAPVYDKGGKLLYSLSLQSALYQQTANKPGSLTGSMVVIAEDGTILAHPSPERVGSNIQEDSNATQLQNTIKNAAIGETGSTNLSFKEGKELVGGYTAISNPLQQESPQKWIVLAVTTTDSALFGLEEIKLILIVLTVGLIGASLLASLYLAPYLANPVEELRDYALNIYSHHTAQPVPHNFKIREFNQLAQALDQMVERLKAWAEELESAWKEAKTANQVKSQFLATTSHELRNPLNIIINCVRLVHDGLCDNREEEMEFLKRADETAIHLLGIINDLLDISKIEAGKLSVVTEPLDLRKLLLEVINIQSVNVQQRGLQLKTDLGSEQIPVKADAAKLKQVLINVIGNATKFTEQGSITIACEMQSTNDQSQVLIHVTDTGMGIDPAQQHKLFRPFVMVDGASTRKIEGTGLGLAISRNLIELMKGSITLTSAGLNQGTTVTIALPLIDISLLSPSEDKGNLEEIEIPTTDEVKSEVNGYDNLQAEPLLNPTEIEDSSATEIDDTEDKLPLLENTGQLTLLTPQSIFSTISAGEACANSTAGER
- a CDS encoding GNAT family N-acetyltransferase; this encodes MVEKLKPRYSIAWISKIAEIPQEAWDALALPLKTPFLEWEWLNNLETSHSATRKTGWLPNHLTLWRDRTLIAAAPLYLKGHSAGEFVFDHQWASLAERIGVDYYPKLLGMTPFTPAEGYRFLIAPGEDEDEITAMMVHEIDSFCSQNRISGCHFLYVDPEWRAVLERQGFSSWLHHSYIWENEGFKNFDDYLAVFNANQRRNIKRERKAVEKAGLILQPLTGDEIPHSLFPLMYQFYADTCDKFGWWGSKYLTKRFFEQLHSNYRHRVVFFAAYSEQDNRHPLGMSFCLYKGDRLYGRYWGSFQEIDCLHFDACYYSPIEWAIAHDIQMFDPGAGGRHKKRRGFPAKPNQSLHRFYNARLEQILLPYIREVNQLEQQEIEAMNAELPFSNQN
- a CDS encoding RibD family protein, yielding MVQHRPHTTVVLAMSADGKIADSRRSPARFGSKADKAHLEKQIAASDATLFGAGTLRAYGTTLTVSHPTLLQNRTKAGKSTQPVHIVITQSGNLNPEIHFFQQPVPRWLLTTTAGASFWRGRSEFEQILVFETPQGKIDLLAALQHLAFLHITRLVILGGGELVASMLELDLIDELWLTVCPLVLAGATAPTPAESTGFPANLAPRLELLEVNQVDQEVFLHYRLQRPAS